In the genome of Equus asinus isolate D_3611 breed Donkey chromosome 9, EquAss-T2T_v2, whole genome shotgun sequence, one region contains:
- the HAND1 gene encoding heart- and neural crest derivatives-expressed protein 1 — MNLVGSYAHHHHHHHHHHPHPAHPMLHEPFLFGPASRCHQERPYFQSWLLSPADAAPDFPAGGPPPTAAAATAAYGPDARPGQSPGRLEALGGRLGRRKGSGPKKERRRTESINSAFAELRECIPNVPADTKLSKIKTLRLATSYIAYLMDVLAKDAQAGDPEAFKAELKKADGGRESKRKRELQQHEGFPPALGPGEKRIKGRTGWPQQVWALELNQ, encoded by the exons ATGAACCTCGTGGGCAGCTACgcacaccatcaccaccatcaccaccatcaccacccgCACCCTGCGCACCCCATGCTCCACGAGCCCTTCCTCTTTGGCCCGGCCTCCCGCTGTCACCAGGAGCGGCCCTACTTCCAGAGCTGGCTGCTGAGCCCCGCTGACGCTGCCCCGGATTTCCCCGCCGGCGGGCCACCGCCCACAGCCGCGGCGGCCACCGCCGCCTATGGTCCAGACGCCAGGCCCGGCCAGAGCCCCGGGCGGCTGGAGGCGCTCGGCGGCCGCCTGGGCCGGCGGAAAGGCTCAGGACCCAAGAAGGAGAGGAGACGCACAGAGAGCATTAACAGCGCGTTCGCTGAGCTGCGCGAGTGCATCCCCAACGTGCCGGCTGACACCAAGCTTTCCAAGATCAAGACTCTGCGCCTGGCCACCAGCTACATCGCCTACCTGATGGACGTGCTGGCCAAGGACGCACAGGCTGGCGACCCCGAGGCCTTCAAGGCAGAACTCAAGAAGGCGGATGGCGGCCGCGAGAGCAAGCGGAAAAGGGAGCTG CAGCAGCACGaaggctttcctcctgccctgggcccaggCGAGAAGAGGATTAAAGGGCGCACAGGCTGGCCACAGCAAGTCTGGGCGCTGGAGTTAAACCAGTGA